tctctagggggtggggtaagggtgtgtgatcattgcagagccctagaaggcaggtgtgtgcaggggtctggacacagagaatggccgacaccctgtttcctggcaactgatggcctgggcccttccccctgcaaggtgagagctaaagggctgaagaacaaaggaatccggtgacctcctggcccgggaaaggacaaagcccagaggaggtggggctggagggggagtcagtttggggctggctgggacatggagtgaagggcagacggggttgtctggctcaatgccccccaaaatggacccagctgaggggtcctgttctctgcacctacaagctctgtgttagaccatgttcctgtcgtctaataaacctctgttttactggctggctgagagtcacgtctgactgcggagttggggggcaggaccctctggcttccccagggtcCCCGCctaagcggactcgctgtgggaagcgcacggaggggcagaggaggctgaatgctccgaggtcagacccaggaaggtggaagccgcgggagctgtgtgtcctgcagacaggctgctcacagagaggagactgccccagagtcctgcctggcttcatggggagcagttccagagcgtcgcccggggacgccgtgacagAGCCCACAGGCCTGCGGGCATGGAGCAGGCTCCACTTCCGCTACAGAAACCCTCCGTGAGCCCCAGGGCCCGGAGCTGATCTTCAAGCGGTGTGGCAGGGAGGCAAGATGGGGCAGTGGGGCGTCCGCGTGTCTCTCCACGAGCGTTTCATGCTCTCCGCCCCGTGCACGAGCCCCGCTGGTGTTCGCACTGGTGCAGAGCAGTCGCCAGAGTTCCCGCCCGCAGCAGGGCCGGACAGCCCGGGGTCAGGACGCCGAGCCCAGCCTGCGCTAGGTCTCCTCGAGCCTCCCGGCTGCAGGAGCAACTCAGGGAGCCGCTGTCTCGCCTAATCTCCCCTTCCAGCCCACCCCTTGGGGCTAAGGAGACCTGATCGCCCTGCGGGCTCAGCCAGCATCCCCCGGTGCCGGGGCTTATATGGAGGGAGGCAGAGGCGGCTCTGGGACAGGCTTGCACCCACCTCGATCTCGCTGCCCTCCCGCAGGTTGAAGGTGAGGTCCTGGTGGATGTCGGCCATGAACTTGCTGGAGTACTCGGGGTAGAGCTCCAGCACCTCCACCAGGCCGTGCAGGGTGATATACTGCAGGTCGCAGTAGGTCAGCGCCTTGACGTCCGCGTTGGTTTTGATCACCTGGTCCTTGCCGGGCAGGTCGGCCCCGATCAGGTCCCCTTTGCCTGTGGGCAGCAGGAAAGGGGGGTGAGCAGGACAAGGGGTTCCCTGGCCAGGCCCCAATATAGCCCAGGCCTCGGAGGGTTCACGCGCCTCCTGGGAGGCCCATTGTAGGGATGAGAACctgagccacagagctgggggggtagccaggaatggaacccaggagtcctgactccagtcCCCTTCTTTAGCCTCCTCCCAGGGAGGAGACCCAGCTTCCGCTgttccagcccagctggggggcaCCAGGGACCTGCTGTTCATCTCACGGGGGAGCTGGGCATCTTGCTGGCCAGGGACGGCCCTTTGTGGGGCATGACAAGCTGGACTGGCCCCAAGAGAAGCCTGTGGCTATGCTGGGGATTGCCACCGGCAATGCAGTGATCTGGATCAGCCACAGGGCCCTGCCTGGCCCCTCACATGGTGTATCTGAGACCCTGAACCCAAGGGTGGGGCTTTGCCAACTCCCTTCCCGGAGCAGGCACCATCTGGGATCCAAGGGGAATGCCCATCTCCACCACTGCCGTGTGATCAGGGTgccaggccctgctctcagcAGGTCGCTCCGCGAAGGGTGGGAGGGCGGGCGCCTCGGAGCAACCACCACTCGCTGCCCCGCGAGGCCCCAGCACCTCAGAAACTTGCTGCTGGAGGAATCCCCCCAGCGTAGCCAGGAAACAGCCAGAGAGGTGGACGGACAGAGAGGCACAGGGCTTgacaggccagccacaggctcTGGGGAAAGAAGCCGCACTGGTCCCCCTGTTTGGCTGTCAGCCCTTCGCCCCTGCTGCCCGTGAGACCAGGGGCGGGGCTGGCACATGCCGGGCACCCCCTTACCCAGGATGGCCAGCACCATGTTGTCCTTCAGGACCTCGAGGGAGCCGGAGCAGACGAAGTAGTTGGCCTGCAGGGCGTCGCCCTGGCGCAGCAGGTACTCGCCGGGGGCGCAGAAGGAGGTCTTGATGTGCAGGGAGAGGGCGCGCAGGCAGCCCCGGCTGGCCGCCTTGAAGAGCGGCAGCTGCAGGATGCCTTTGTTGAGGTGCATGGCGATGTCGGCCCGCAGCTCGTCGGGGAAGTCGCGCagcagctgcgggggcagcgggAGGGAGTCAGGGGCGCTAGCGGGGGGAGGGTTGGCCCGGCGGCTCcccagggtgctggaggggaacaGCAGAGCGCCTGCCCTCCTGCAGGAGCTGCCCCGGCCACGGGAGATACGGACGTACTGTCCCCTGCCCGCTCCCAGCGGGCGTCACCGTCCCGGCATCGGGCACTCGGCAGCAGCAGGGATGGGACCTGGACCCCTTGGCCCCAGACGCACAAGGCCCCGAGCTCTGATCCTCTGCTCCTGCAGCCAGCACCCAGAGAGCCAGCTCCTCTGGCTCCGTCCCTCCAAGCTCTGTGCTCAGCGGGCGGCCCCAGTGGCAGGGATCTGGCCCCTGGCATGGGCCCGGGGGCACCTCGTACCTCGTTGGCGTCGATGCCGTTGTTCACCGACCAGGTGGTCTGGAAGTACTCCAGCATCCTCTGCTTGAGCGGCTGCGGGAGGCGGTGCACGCGGATGAAGTCCTTGAGGTCCTTCATGCGGGTGTGGTAGAGGGAGCGGCGGGAGTACATGCGCTGGATGATGGCCGTGACGTTCCCGAACACCACGGCGTGCATCAGGGCTGCGGGGAGAGCCCAGCGCCGGGTCAGCGCCACGGGCGGACAGGAGCAGGGAGCCCggccccctctctgccagccgccctgcaCTGCTCGGGGACCCTACCCGCGAGGGGCCTTTCCCGCCAGCCCTGGCCGCTCAAGGTCagcttttgggggcggggggtcatGTTCACCTCTAACACCCTCCCCTGGACACTGGGCTCCCATTCACTTTCCCTTCAGCAGCCAGACACTTGGGGATCCTGCCACCCCCTACTCACTCCCAGGGCGTGCACCTGAGTCCCCCCGCACCAGACGTGCAGGGCGTGTCTACCTGGCTCCCCGCCAGTACAGGGCACATGTCTCCTTGCCTGGCCCTACCCGGCTCCCCCCAGCACAAGGTGTGTGTCCCCTTGCCAGTCCCTGCCTGGCTCACTCCCCAGCACAGGGCGCATGCTTCCTTGCCTGGCCctaccctgctcctccccagcacagggCGCATGCTTCCTTGCCTGGCCctaccctgctcctccccagcacagggCGCATGCCCCCTTGCCTGGCTCTGCCCATCTCACCCCCGATCAGCATGGTGCAGATGGAAAAGATCTTCTCCGCATCGGTGTTGGCGCAGACGTTGCCGAAGCCCACGCTGGTGAGGCTGCTGAGGGTGAAGTAGAGGGAGGCAATGTAGGTGCTGCGGACGGACGGGCCCCCCACGGAGCTGTTGACGTAGGGCgcctccagcctcctgcccagCTCGTGGAGCCAGCCTGCCAAGCACAGCGCAGAGTTAAAGTCGGCCGGCACTCGGAGTGGAAGGCCGGTCTAGCGCCCCGGCAGCCCGCCCACGGTGGAgcccagagcagccccctccAGAGGGCAGAGATGTTGGGCATCGCTGGATCTCGGCTCCAGCCTGGCACCGGGAGGTGTcattcccaccccagagccttcagcTCTGCAGCCAGAGCCCGCTCTGTGGTCCCGGGCTTCGGCTGGAGTGGGGCACGTCTCACTCCCTCCGCATCACCGGGGCCCGAGCCCTCGGGCGTGCCAAGCACGACAGCCCTTGCCGCTGGCACAGCCGCTCAGGACTCGATCCCCGAACCAAGGCAGGGATGAGCGATGGGTGGGGTCGGCGCAGCCTGGCGTGCTGTCTGACAGGGCCAGGAGATGCGCTTCCGTAAGCCCCCGGCTGCGCCTTCCTGGCAGCCACAGCTGCACTAGCCCCGTCGCCCTGCCAGACCAGGGAGCTCACACCCAGCGGCTCCTAGGGCAAGAGGGGATTGGATCCCTGCTTGGAGAGCAACTCCCCCAGTGCCTTCCCTTTCCCCGCACCCATCCTGGCCTCCCCAATGCATCCAGGGGCCCTTCGCACCACTGCCCCGGAGCCCCACGACTGCctggccacccccactgctcggAGAGCTCTCCCTGCCTGCAGCGGGGGGGCCTGGCtcaccccagctgctgcaggcggcTGGGCTCCCCCTGCGGAGAAGGCAGGCTGCCCTTGCCCAGCCAGGCTGGCCCTCTGCCACGGCACCACCAACGCCGCACGGAGCCAGCATGAGGGCTGGGGATTGccccctggctgcagccaggccccCGGCTTGTGCTGGGCCTTTGCGTGCAACCCCGGACCACACAGACCAGTCTGGTGCCGGGCCCCGCTGGCCCTAGCCCGACCCAGCATCTGCTTCCTTTGAAGGCTCCTGCTGAGCGGCTGCAGTGTCGTTAGCTGCCCGCCAGCCAAATCCATTCCTGGACCCTCAGCACGGGGCCCTGGGAGGAGGGCCAGCCTcagtacaggtggggaaactgaggcacggggcgaGTAACTTGCCTAGATCACACAAGCAGTCCATGGGGAAGCTAGAACCTAGGcgccctgactcccagccccacctgctgtaaccactagatcccacgcCCCTACCAGAGCtagcaacagaacccaggagtcctgtgcccACCCGCTAGGATCCGCCCGGCTCAGGCCCCCCGGGCACCCCGCCTGACTCACCAATGCCCCAGGTCAGAGGGTCGTTACTTTCCATCTCCTTCCGGCCGATGACGTACCAGATGCAGGCCAGCCAGTGGGCGAGCAGGGCGAACACGGACGTGAGCAGGGCGAGCACCACGGCGCTGTGCTGGGAGTAGCGGTCCAACTTCTGCAGCAGGCGCAGAAGCCTTAGGAGACGCACGGTCTTCAGCAGGTGCACCAGCGAGGTCTGCGTTGGCGGGCGGGGAGAGCAGAGGCAGCCGTCACTGACCGCGGGCGCCAGGCCAGCCTCTGCCCAGGGCCGGATGGGGAACAGCTTAAAGAACTAGAGCCACCGGGGGAAATTCAGCCCGGGGCACAGCCCAGCATGGGGCCTTGCTCCCGCCCAGCACCCCGCAGCCTCGGCACCGCTGCCCTCCCCGCCACTGGCTGACGTCCCGCTGCAGCCCGAGGTCTCCTGCTGGAAGGGGCTCGACACCACACGGGGGGGCGCGTCCTTGGGCTCCAGCAGCCTGTTGCCTGGATGCTCCCCTTTCCGTGGGCTGCGTTGGGTCACGCTCTGCGGCTGGCAGCCCCTGCACTTGGATCCACTCCCACGGCACGTGgggcccagggagcaggagccGCAGCACCCTGCAAGGCAcaggccccactcctggcccggGCTGACGCCTCCTGTCCCTGATGGCTGAGGCTGGGGTGAATATGGTGCTCCGAATCGCTCCTGCCCAGGGCCtctgtggaggggctggggcccgGGACCTCCGCTGCCCACCCCAGCCGCTGTCCGGTCTCTCAGCATTATCTGAGCACTATGTACGTGGCAGCGTGTGTGTCTGTAATTGTACACACGTCTCTGCAGGTGCAAACGAAGCTGGGTGTGCAGGAGAATgcatttgtgcgtgtgtgtgtctctcagAGCACGCAGGCCTTGCCGTGTCCGTTTGCATGTGCACAGGTGTGTTTGCACGCGTGTGTCCAGCTACTTTGCAGGGAGAGGGTTCAGCCGGGGGAGCCAGCGCTGAGCTGGCAGAGATTTCACACCTGCGGACGGTTTGCGGCTCTCGGGTTCAATTGGGCTGGGTGGGTGGCTTCCCACTGTCGCTGAGATCAGTGCGCTCCCCTCACCCCGATGGCCCCTCCGGAGACGGGACAGAGGAGACCCcagccccccctccatcccccccggGTTCGCACTCACCACGGTCACATTGAATGCGTACAGGAGGTCGAAGGGCAAGGCCGCGATCAGGTCCACAAAGAACCAGGTGGCCACGTAGTGGATGCAGATGGAGCGGGTGTCGTAGACCACCTGCCCCGACTGGCTGACGTAGGTGGTGCGGAAGTTCAGGACGATGTCTGCAGAGAAGGGCCAGCCCGGTCACGGCCCTGCACTGCCGCCAGCAGGAGTGGCCAGAACCCTGATCACAGCCGCCCGGCCTTGGCCCCGGCCGCACCCCGCGCTGCAGGGCCCTGCTCCCCGGGGCAGACGCCAGCCTGGAACCTGGGCGCTCAGACCCAGCCCAGAGcgcggatgggggggggggggggtgatccGGGAGAGCTGCAACCAGCGCTCTGAGCACCCTCGGATACGCGCCCCTGGCACAGAGCTGAGCTCCGGCCCCGACTCGTCTCAGCTGCTTGCTGAGAAAGCaggctccccttccccagcccagaaggGTCCAGTGGCCCCCAGCCACACGCTGAGTGAACTCCCCTGAGCCAGGCTTGGGCGCCAAGCCCCCACGGCCCGGCCCAGCATCGGCCCTACCCAGGATGAAGAGCATCTCCACGGCGATGTCGCTGACGATGGTGCTGCGGGCGGCGGCCAGGCTGTCCTCGGTGGCGGTGAAGCAGACGTTGTAGGGGACGGTGACGGCCACGTAGAAGGTGGCCAGCAGGATGAGCCAGTCCCACAGGGCCTTGAAGACGCTGTAGTGCAGCAAGATGAAGCGGGATTTCTGCACCGAGGCCACTTTGTACTCGGGAACGGACGGCTTGCTCCCAAAGACGCTCTGGGGAAGGAAGACGGCACAGAGGCTGGCACCAGCTGGGATCCGGCCGAGGACTGTGGAGCCAGCCCGGGTGCCCTCCGCAGGGGGTGGGAGCAGGCTCGCGTCCAGTGggggtcaggcacagaggggCACAAGTCACAaggaggggagggacagctccCCATGGCTATCAGCACGATGCACAAGGCCCAGTACCAGGGTGAGGGGCCAACAGTAGAGATTGCTAGAAATAGCACCAGGCCCGTGCCCTAAAGAGCTGCTCTGACAAACGGGACGGGAGTCCCCGTGCAGGGACACCGAGACACCCCGACACCCACCAACCTCCTCGCCCATTCTGAGCCCAATACAACCTCCCGGTAGGTGCCCCCAGCGCCCCTCTCCCCACCGCTCAGGAGCGCCAGCCAGATGCAGGCATGGCCTGACCCGGGGAGATTGGGgtagtgctgggggggcgggggggcgtgaTCTCTCTGTCATCCCCATCAGGCCAGGGATAATCCCAACCACAGCAGCCGCTGCACTAACCGCTCAGCACCTGCCCTTCCCGAAAGCTCCTTAGTCTCCTGGCCCCAGAGGGAGAGCGAATCCAGGCTGCCGAGCGGCTCCCGGCTTGgcgagggtcccgcgggccgcgAGTGGACACCCGCCATCAGCCGCTTGCCCTAAGCAGGCTCAGAGGTGATTTGCCAGTTGCAGGGACAAGGGTGTTTCCATCCTCCCCCCGCACCCAACGGCACGTAGGGCCATTTGCTTGGAGCAGCATCTGCtcgagacagcccctgccccgatCCCTCTCTGGAGGCAGCCAGGTCTGGGGGTCCTGGCATGGGCTGGAtcgggtggggaatggggcaggccaggggcagagtggggaaagcAAACCAGtgtgctggctcccagccctaccccagcaAGCCTACGACAGCAAACCAGGCCGGGGCAGCCCAGCCGCCCTCCCGAGACGAGCCAGCACGCGCCCGACCGCAGAGGaggccctggctggctgggggtcCGAGCTGGGGCTGCTCACTCAAAGCAGCGAGCGGAGGAGGAACGGGAAGGGCGATGGCGGAGAGGCCCCGCCAGGACTCAGCGCTCCCGTTGCCGAACGCTGCAGGGGACCCCGGCCCAGACGCCACCACGCAGGGCTGGCACACGGCCGCGAGCTGCAGCTCGGTGCGGGGCAGTACAGGAAGTGCCGGCTGGTGTAAGGTGACCCCGGCAGCGGCATTATGATGTGCCGGGTGCAGACGGCCCGGTTACATTTCACACGAATGCTATTCACAATAATCCACCAGCGCTGCTGGCTGTTGCCCAAAAGAGTTAAAGGTGCAAATTTTCGAGGCTTTGGCAGCCAAGGGTCCACTTGCACATTGCCTGGCTAACAGCTCCTCTGCGGGCAGCTAATCCCGGCCCCGGATGAGGCTAAGTCCCTGGGAACAGGGCTGCTCTCTGGTGCCGCTTTCACCTTCCCGTCCCAAGGGCTAAAgcacaaagcactggagaataaCGCTGGGTAAACGCCTCCCTCCGCCTGGTGAGCAGCTGGCCCGCAGGGCTCAGGGGGGCTCCTTGGGTAgggggtccctgcagcccctgggccgtCCTTGCCCCCAGACACCCGCAGGGGGCCTGTGGAAAGGCAGCGGGAAGCAGGCGCCAGCTCACTCCAGTCCCGCGGGTGACCTAGGAGCCCAGCACACAGGCAGGGGACGATGCCCCACCGGGAGCACAGGCCAGGGTGGTTCGGGGCCGGAGGGAGGTcatgggagcagggggtgggttcTCACGCTGTTGATCTTCATCTCGCCCCGCTCCTTGCCGGTGAACTGGTGGGTGAGCTGGTGCAGCACCGTGCGGCCCTGCCTGCGCGCCGCCCGCAGGTGGGAGCTCCCCCCCTTCTTGCTCCGGTGCTTCTCTGAAACAGACGGAGAGCGGCTCAGGCAGGGTGAGCCGGGGCCAGCTCCGAGCTGGGCCCCATCCCAGCTGCCCCCGTGCATGCCCCTCGTGTGGACACAGTGGCCGTCCTAGGAAGGCCCCCTCCCCCTTCTAATTCACACTGCGCACCACCCAAGCGAGCAAAGACCATCCAGGGAGCATCCGGGCTGGTGGGTCCCTCGGGAAACGGCCCGGCTTTTGGGAGCCAGTGCCACGGGGACCCAGCCTGGCTCCAAGCAGATGCCACCAGGACCATGCTGGCTTGTCtcctccccccaagcctgctccacgcccctcccaaccccctccccaccccaggcaccgtccccccagcctgctccactcccctgactccaccccctggcttcttcccccaccccacttgcttcctgccccccctccctcgGCCAGGGCGCACCATCTCTCCTGTCGCCCGGGTGGCTCTTGCCCCGGTTCTCGGTGATGTCCTTGAAGGAGACGAGGAAGAGAACCACCTCCCCCTTCTCATTCTTGATGGGCACGATGTCCAGCAGGCACCAGAAGGCGACTcctgcggggaggaggggaaggagctgagccAGGAAATGCCCTTGGCCGCCCGCACTGCCCCAAGGCCAGTACCCTGCACCGCCGTGCAGGGCTAGTCATCAACGCTCCCGTTACGAGACCGGTTTGGCACACAACCCCCCAGCCAGCAGGGACCCAACTCTGCACCTTCAGCCCCAAAAGCAGAAGGCTCTAAGAAGCGAGTTACGGGAGTAACTCTAGGACCTGGTAGcagcagtaggctgttatccGCACATCAGCTGGCCACTAGAGGGGGCCACAGGACACACACTGAACCCATGGGGTTACGTGGAAGGCCTGGGGCACTGGGAGCAGTTGCCCGGCCAGGATCAGCCGTGCTGTTAAGCTAAGGGCCTGGAGCCGGCTCCCCTGCACGGGGGACCCACGTGGTGTGTGGGCCGGGGCCAGCCTCCGTGAGTGCAGTGAGTCACGTGCCTGCCGCCCCACTCACCGCCCTTCTTGTAGAAGCAGACCTCAGTCTGGTACTCCTGCCTCCCATCCAGCACCTTCTCGACGCACTGCAGGACGGACTCGCTGGTCTCGGCCCCATACAGGAAGCGACAGCTGCAGTTCTTCTGCATGACCTCGGTGCGGGTGAAGCCGGTGAGGTCGCAGAAGCCGTCGGAGCAGTAGACGATGGGGAAGCCGCGGTGAACCTGAGCGTTGGCCAGAATGAAGTTGCTGTCTGGAAAGAAGCCAACA
The DNA window shown above is from Chelonia mydas isolate rCheMyd1 chromosome 27, rCheMyd1.pri.v2, whole genome shotgun sequence and carries:
- the KCNH4 gene encoding potassium voltage-gated channel subfamily H member 4; this translates as MPVMKGLLAPQNTFLDTIATRFDGTHSNFILANAQVHRGFPIVYCSDGFCDLTGFTRTEVMQKNCSCRFLYGAETSESVLQCVEKVLDGRQEYQTEVCFYKKGGVAFWCLLDIVPIKNEKGEVVLFLVSFKDITENRGKSHPGDRRDEKHRSKKGGSSHLRAARRQGRTVLHQLTHQFTGKERGEMKINSSVFGSKPSVPEYKVASVQKSRFILLHYSVFKALWDWLILLATFYVAVTVPYNVCFTATEDSLAAARSTIVSDIAVEMLFILDIVLNFRTTYVSQSGQVVYDTRSICIHYVATWFFVDLIAALPFDLLYAFNVTVTSLVHLLKTVRLLRLLRLLQKLDRYSQHSAVVLALLTSVFALLAHWLACIWYVIGRKEMESNDPLTWGIGWLHELGRRLEAPYVNSSVGGPSVRSTYIASLYFTLSSLTSVGFGNVCANTDAEKIFSICTMLIGALMHAVVFGNVTAIIQRMYSRRSLYHTRMKDLKDFIRVHRLPQPLKQRMLEYFQTTWSVNNGIDANELLRDFPDELRADIAMHLNKGILQLPLFKAASRGCLRALSLHIKTSFCAPGEYLLRQGDALQANYFVCSGSLEVLKDNMVLAILGKGDLIGADLPGKDQVIKTNADVKALTYCDLQYITLHGLVEVLELYPEYSSKFMADIHQDLTFNLREGSEIEGLLRFPRSPLLSQPHPESGTSPEKSLHSILEDEEELHPSPTSRTHRKLLLPTLQSPVRCGSLSSLLGDELRQFSALRRTCRSPARCSQGRSPSPRCLRDGESSNGRKPAKLLIPSLHTAGPPDLSPRVVDGIEDDGRTSERQTFHFNVEPPLQSSVADSLTSGTDEASPASGAEEEEIKQNVCRLNQEINNLNQEVSHLSRELQRTMYLLQSPLPCAPALACPYGLPVLSSQPPKPSSGREPPPRLPPGAVPPLLPSAHASASGLPSPSPGDAGVSPGTTSAKAPGSRSAPPASPREPEGLHAPRDSSHAPSSRYRLPRADMDGAHLPPTQAAPLSGQTPSLPHSLAGSRVLCPLPSPPAGPSPAFPNCSAQSHPPPPLRCRSDLENFH